In Lepus europaeus isolate LE1 chromosome 9, mLepTim1.pri, whole genome shotgun sequence, the following are encoded in one genomic region:
- the GLYCTK gene encoding glycerate kinase isoform X1: MAAALQVLPCWVRAPLRPLLWGGPVARLASSMALAGQAQQLFESAVGAVLPGPMLHRALSLDPDGRQLKVRDRSFQLHQNLYLVGFGKAVLGMAAAAEELLGQHIVQGVISVPKGIRAAMEHAGRQEMLLKPHSRIQVFEGAEHNLPDRDALRAALAIRQLAEGLTADDLLLVLISGGGSALLPAPIPPVTLEEKQMLTKLLAARGATIQELNTIRKALSHLKGGGLAQAAYPAQVVSLILSDVVGDPVEVIASGPTVASTHSVQDCLHILNHYGLRAALPRSVKTVFARADSDPHGPHTCGHVLNVIIGSNVLALAEAQRQAEALGYRAMVLSTAIQGDVKSIAQFYVLLAQVAGARLTPSMAGSLVEEDAKLHELAAELQLPDLQLEEALEALVGARGPVCLLAGGEPTVQLQGSGRGGRNQELALRVGVELGRWPLGSVDVLFLSGGTDGQDGPTEAAGAWVTPDLARQATVEGLDVATFLAHNDSHGFFCRLQGGAHLLHTGLTGTNVMDAHLLFLWPH, encoded by the exons atggctgcagccctgcaggtCCTGCCCTGCTGGGTCCGAGCCCCCTTGCGTCCACTCCTCTGGGGTGGCCCAGTGGCCCGGCTAGCCAGCAGCATGGCCTTGGCAGGGCAGGCACAGCAGCTTTTTGAGAGTGCTGTGGGTGCTGTGCTGCCGGGCCCCATGCTGCATCGGGCGCTGTCCTTGGACCCTGACGGCAGGCAGCTGAAGGTGCGGGACCGGAGCTTTCAGCTGCACCAGAACCTCTACCTGGTGGGCTTCGGCAAGGCTGTGCTGGGCATGGCAGCTGCCGCTGAAGAGCTCCTGGGCCAGCATATCGTGCAGGGTGTGATCAGCGTTCCCAAGGGGATCCGTGCTGCCATGGAGCACGCCGGCAGACA GGAGATGTTGCTGAAGCCACACAGCCGAATCCAGGTATTCGAAGGCGCAGAGCACAACCTACCGGACCGAGACGCTCTGCGGGCTGCCCTGGCCATCCGGCAGTTGGCTGAGGGGCTCACAGCTGATGATCTGCTGCTCGTGCTCATCTCAG GTGGGGGCTCAGCCCTGCTGCCAGCCCCCATCCCACCTGTCACCCTGGAGGAGAAGCAGATGCTCACCAAACTGCTGGCAGCCCGTGGAGCCACCATCCAGGAGCTGAACACCATCCGGAAGGCCCTGTCCCACCTCAAGGGTGGGGGGCTGGCTCAGGCCGCCTACCCTGCACAG GTGGTAAGCCTGATCCTGTCAGATGTGGTGGGCGACCCTGTGGAGGTGATTGCCAGTGgccccactgtggccagcacccaCAGTGTGCAAGATTGCCTGCACATCCTCAACCACTATGGCCTCCGGGCTGCCCTGCCACGTTCTGTGAAGACCGTGTTCGCTCGAGCTGACTCTGACCCCCATGGGCCACACACCTGTGGTCACGTCCTCAACGTGATCATCGGCTCCAATGTGCTTGCACTGGCTGAGGCCCAGCGGCAGGCCGAGGCACTGGGCTACCGGGCCATGGTGCTGAGCACGGCCATACAGGGTGATGTGAAAAGTATAGCCCAGTTCTATGTGCtgctggctcaagtagctggtgCCCGCCTCACCCCATCCATGGCAGGGTCTTTGGTAGAGGAGGATGCAAAACTCCATGAGCTGGCAGCTGAGCTCCAGCTCCCAGACCTGCAGCTGGAGGAGGCTCTGGAGGCCCTGGTTGGGGCTAGGGGCCCAGTCTGCCTGCTGGCTGGTGGTGAACCCACGGTGCAGCTGCAGGGCTCTGGCAGGGGGGGTCGGAACCAGGAGCTGGCCCTACGAGTTGGAGTAGAACTGGGAAGATGGCCTCTGGGGTCTGTCGATGTGCTGTTTTTGAGTGGTGGCACTGATGGGCAGGATGGGCCCACtgaggctgctggggcctgggtcACACCTGACCTTGCCAGACAGGCTACTGTTGAGGGCCTGGATGTGGCCACCTTCCTAGCCCACAATGACTCCCATGGTTTCTTCTGCCGCCTGCAGGGTGGGGCGCATCTGCTGCACACAGGGCTGACAGGTACCAATGTCATGGATGCCCATCTCCTGTTCCTGTGGCCTCACTGA
- the GLYCTK gene encoding glycerate kinase isoform X2: MAAAAEELLGQHIVQGVISVPKGIRAAMEHAGRQEMLLKPHSRIQVFEGAEHNLPDRDALRAALAIRQLAEGLTADDLLLVLISGGGSALLPAPIPPVTLEEKQMLTKLLAARGATIQELNTIRKALSHLKGGGLAQAAYPAQVVSLILSDVVGDPVEVIASGPTVASTHSVQDCLHILNHYGLRAALPRSVKTVFARADSDPHGPHTCGHVLNVIIGSNVLALAEAQRQAEALGYRAMVLSTAIQGDVKSIAQFYVLLAQVAGARLTPSMAGSLVEEDAKLHELAAELQLPDLQLEEALEALVGARGPVCLLAGGEPTVQLQGSGRGGRNQELALRVGVELGRWPLGSVDVLFLSGGTDGQDGPTEAAGAWVTPDLARQATVEGLDVATFLAHNDSHGFFCRLQGGAHLLHTGLTGTNVMDAHLLFLWPH; this comes from the exons ATGGCAGCTGCCGCTGAAGAGCTCCTGGGCCAGCATATCGTGCAGGGTGTGATCAGCGTTCCCAAGGGGATCCGTGCTGCCATGGAGCACGCCGGCAGACA GGAGATGTTGCTGAAGCCACACAGCCGAATCCAGGTATTCGAAGGCGCAGAGCACAACCTACCGGACCGAGACGCTCTGCGGGCTGCCCTGGCCATCCGGCAGTTGGCTGAGGGGCTCACAGCTGATGATCTGCTGCTCGTGCTCATCTCAG GTGGGGGCTCAGCCCTGCTGCCAGCCCCCATCCCACCTGTCACCCTGGAGGAGAAGCAGATGCTCACCAAACTGCTGGCAGCCCGTGGAGCCACCATCCAGGAGCTGAACACCATCCGGAAGGCCCTGTCCCACCTCAAGGGTGGGGGGCTGGCTCAGGCCGCCTACCCTGCACAG GTGGTAAGCCTGATCCTGTCAGATGTGGTGGGCGACCCTGTGGAGGTGATTGCCAGTGgccccactgtggccagcacccaCAGTGTGCAAGATTGCCTGCACATCCTCAACCACTATGGCCTCCGGGCTGCCCTGCCACGTTCTGTGAAGACCGTGTTCGCTCGAGCTGACTCTGACCCCCATGGGCCACACACCTGTGGTCACGTCCTCAACGTGATCATCGGCTCCAATGTGCTTGCACTGGCTGAGGCCCAGCGGCAGGCCGAGGCACTGGGCTACCGGGCCATGGTGCTGAGCACGGCCATACAGGGTGATGTGAAAAGTATAGCCCAGTTCTATGTGCtgctggctcaagtagctggtgCCCGCCTCACCCCATCCATGGCAGGGTCTTTGGTAGAGGAGGATGCAAAACTCCATGAGCTGGCAGCTGAGCTCCAGCTCCCAGACCTGCAGCTGGAGGAGGCTCTGGAGGCCCTGGTTGGGGCTAGGGGCCCAGTCTGCCTGCTGGCTGGTGGTGAACCCACGGTGCAGCTGCAGGGCTCTGGCAGGGGGGGTCGGAACCAGGAGCTGGCCCTACGAGTTGGAGTAGAACTGGGAAGATGGCCTCTGGGGTCTGTCGATGTGCTGTTTTTGAGTGGTGGCACTGATGGGCAGGATGGGCCCACtgaggctgctggggcctgggtcACACCTGACCTTGCCAGACAGGCTACTGTTGAGGGCCTGGATGTGGCCACCTTCCTAGCCCACAATGACTCCCATGGTTTCTTCTGCCGCCTGCAGGGTGGGGCGCATCTGCTGCACACAGGGCTGACAGGTACCAATGTCATGGATGCCCATCTCCTGTTCCTGTGGCCTCACTGA